A stretch of the Nicotiana tabacum cultivar K326 chromosome 6, ASM71507v2, whole genome shotgun sequence genome encodes the following:
- the LOC107820479 gene encoding amino acid transporter AVT1C isoform X1, giving the protein MRNSISEQSFYIESEEEDDEQEKNLGKDENEEEGNESDFSNYSNENDDDNNRQQSKPNSLASAWPQSYRQSMDMFSNVPSPSLNFLGTPSLSRLGSSFLGSSLIRRHTPEILPSLQKPLIPSAEEEKAPHRRSSHGLLPPIHPRKSSMKKIPEPSKDAHGITMSRQSSYGQAVVNGMNVLCGVGILSTPYAMKEGGWSGLSILFIFGVLSFYTGILLRSCLDSQPGLETYPDIGQAAFGTPGRIFISIILYVELYFSCIEYIILEGDNLSAIFPNAHLSLGGFELDARHLFVLIATLAVLPTVWLRDLSVLSYISVGGVVASVLVVLCLYWAGLVDHVGFESKGTVLNLSTLPVAIGLYGFCYSGHAVFPNIYTSLADRSQFPAVLLTCFGMVTLLYGGTAVMGYLMFGDSADSQFTLNLPKGLIASKVAVWTTVVNPFTKYALTLSPVAMSLEELLPSKHAKSHVYPILIRTALAFSTLVVGLSIPFFGLVMALIGSLLTMLVTLILPCVCFLRILKGKTSRLQYVFLLS; this is encoded by the exons ATGAGGAATTCTATATCAGAACAGAGTTTTTACATAGAGAGTGAGGAAGAGGATGATGAACAGGAGAAGAATTTGGGAAAAGAtgagaatgaagaagaagggaATGAATCTGATTTTTCCAATTACTCGAATGAAAATGATGACGATAATAATCGCCAGCAGAGCAAACCTAATTCCTTAGCCTCTGCTTGGCCTCAGAGTTACAG GCAATCTATGGATATGTTCAGTAATGTACCATCTCCAAGTCTTAACTTTTTGGGAACGCCTTCGTTATCTCGTCTAGGGAGCTCATTCTTGGGCTCATCACTCATAAGAAGGCACACTCCTGAGATATTGCCCTCTCTTCAGAAGCCTCTGATACCGTCAGCAGAAGAAGAAAAAGCACCTCACCGACGTAGTTCTCATGGTTTGCTGCCTCCCATACACCCCAGAAAGTCTTCTATGAAGAAAATTCCTGAGCCCTCCAAGGATGCACATGGAATTACCATGTCTCGCCAAAGCTCCTACGGCCAAGCTGTGGTAAATG GCATGAATGTTCTCTGTGGAGTAGGAATCCTTTCTACTCCTTATGCTATGAAGGAAGGTGGATGGTCTGGACTTTCAATATTATTCATTTTTGGTGTGCTTTCTTTCTATACTGGCATTCTCCTGAGATCCTGCTTGGACAGCCAACCTGGGCTCGAAACGTACCCTGACATTGGTCAGGCTGCCTTTGGTACACCCGGACGTATTTTTATATCA ATAATCTTATATGTGGAATTATAC TTCTCTTGTATTGAATACATAATCTTGGAGGGTGATAACTTGTCTGCTATATTTCCAAATGCCCATTTAAGTCTGGGTGGGTTTGAGTTAGATGCTCGCCATCTTTTTGTTTTGATAGCAACCCTGGCTGTTCTTCCTACTGTTTGGCTGCGCGACCTCAGCGTTCTAAGTTATATCTCAG TTGGAGGAGTTGTTGCTTCTGTTTTGGTGGTTCTTTGCCTGTACTGGGCTGGCTTGGTGGATCATGTAGGCTTTGAAAGCAAAGGGACTGTACTTAACCTATCTACTCTTCCTGTTGCTATTGGACTTTATGGATTTTGTTACTCTGGGCATGCGGTCTTTCCCAATATATATACATCCCTGGCAGATCGTAGTCAATTTCCTGCTGTCCTCTTGACCTG TTTTGGTATGGTGACTCTGTTGTATGGTGGAACAGCTGTGATGGGATACCTAATGTTCGGGGACTCAGCTGATTCCCAGTTTACTCTAAATTTGCCCAAAGGTTTAATAGCTTCTAAGGTTGCTGTGTGGACAACT GTCGTTAATCCTTTCACAAAATATGCTTTAACCTTGTCTCCCGTGGCAATGAGTTTGGAGGAATTGTTGCCGTCAAAGCACGCCAAATCTCACGTGTATCCGATCCTCATTAGAACTGCATTGGCATTCTCCACATTAGTGGTTGGTCTTTCTATTCCCTTTTTTG GTTTGGTGATGGCATTGATTGGATCTTTACTTACAATGCTAGTG ACTCTGATACTACCTTGTGTTTGCTTCCTGAGAATCTTGAAGGGAAAAACAAGTCGTCTTCAG TATGTGTTCTTATTATCATAG
- the LOC107820479 gene encoding amino acid transporter AVT1C isoform X2 → MRNSISEQSFYIESEEEDDEQEKNLGKDENEEEGNESDFSNYSNENDDDNNRQQSKPNSLASAWPQSYRQSMDMFSNVPSPSLNFLGTPSLSRLGSSFLGSSLIRRHTPEILPSLQKPLIPSAEEEKAPHRRSSHGLLPPIHPRKSSMKKIPEPSKDAHGITMSRQSSYGQAVVNGMNVLCGVGILSTPYAMKEGGWSGLSILFIFGVLSFYTGILLRSCLDSQPGLETYPDIGQAAFGTPGRIFISIILYVELYFSCIEYIILEGDNLSAIFPNAHLSLGGFELDARHLFVLIATLAVLPTVWLRDLSVLSYISVGGVVASVLVVLCLYWAGLVDHVGFESKGTVLNLSTLPVAIGLYGFCYSGHAVFPNIYTSLADRSQFPAVLLTCFGMVTLLYGGTAVMGYLMFGDSADSQFTLNLPKGLIASKVAVWTTVVNPFTKYALTLSPVAMSLEELLPSKHAKSHVYPILIRTALAFSTLVVGLSIPFFGLVMALIGSLLTMLVTLILPCVCFLRILKGKTSRLQV, encoded by the exons ATGAGGAATTCTATATCAGAACAGAGTTTTTACATAGAGAGTGAGGAAGAGGATGATGAACAGGAGAAGAATTTGGGAAAAGAtgagaatgaagaagaagggaATGAATCTGATTTTTCCAATTACTCGAATGAAAATGATGACGATAATAATCGCCAGCAGAGCAAACCTAATTCCTTAGCCTCTGCTTGGCCTCAGAGTTACAG GCAATCTATGGATATGTTCAGTAATGTACCATCTCCAAGTCTTAACTTTTTGGGAACGCCTTCGTTATCTCGTCTAGGGAGCTCATTCTTGGGCTCATCACTCATAAGAAGGCACACTCCTGAGATATTGCCCTCTCTTCAGAAGCCTCTGATACCGTCAGCAGAAGAAGAAAAAGCACCTCACCGACGTAGTTCTCATGGTTTGCTGCCTCCCATACACCCCAGAAAGTCTTCTATGAAGAAAATTCCTGAGCCCTCCAAGGATGCACATGGAATTACCATGTCTCGCCAAAGCTCCTACGGCCAAGCTGTGGTAAATG GCATGAATGTTCTCTGTGGAGTAGGAATCCTTTCTACTCCTTATGCTATGAAGGAAGGTGGATGGTCTGGACTTTCAATATTATTCATTTTTGGTGTGCTTTCTTTCTATACTGGCATTCTCCTGAGATCCTGCTTGGACAGCCAACCTGGGCTCGAAACGTACCCTGACATTGGTCAGGCTGCCTTTGGTACACCCGGACGTATTTTTATATCA ATAATCTTATATGTGGAATTATAC TTCTCTTGTATTGAATACATAATCTTGGAGGGTGATAACTTGTCTGCTATATTTCCAAATGCCCATTTAAGTCTGGGTGGGTTTGAGTTAGATGCTCGCCATCTTTTTGTTTTGATAGCAACCCTGGCTGTTCTTCCTACTGTTTGGCTGCGCGACCTCAGCGTTCTAAGTTATATCTCAG TTGGAGGAGTTGTTGCTTCTGTTTTGGTGGTTCTTTGCCTGTACTGGGCTGGCTTGGTGGATCATGTAGGCTTTGAAAGCAAAGGGACTGTACTTAACCTATCTACTCTTCCTGTTGCTATTGGACTTTATGGATTTTGTTACTCTGGGCATGCGGTCTTTCCCAATATATATACATCCCTGGCAGATCGTAGTCAATTTCCTGCTGTCCTCTTGACCTG TTTTGGTATGGTGACTCTGTTGTATGGTGGAACAGCTGTGATGGGATACCTAATGTTCGGGGACTCAGCTGATTCCCAGTTTACTCTAAATTTGCCCAAAGGTTTAATAGCTTCTAAGGTTGCTGTGTGGACAACT GTCGTTAATCCTTTCACAAAATATGCTTTAACCTTGTCTCCCGTGGCAATGAGTTTGGAGGAATTGTTGCCGTCAAAGCACGCCAAATCTCACGTGTATCCGATCCTCATTAGAACTGCATTGGCATTCTCCACATTAGTGGTTGGTCTTTCTATTCCCTTTTTTG GTTTGGTGATGGCATTGATTGGATCTTTACTTACAATGCTAGTG ACTCTGATACTACCTTGTGTTTGCTTCCTGAGAATCTTGAAGGGAAAAACAAGTCGTCTTCAGGTATAG